The region ACCACCTGCGGCCGGCCCTCCGAGAAGCGCGAGGCGTACAGGGCGCCGCCGAGGAGCAGCAGGACAACGGCGAAGGAGACCACCAGCTGCGGCAGGTACCTGACCAGGGGATGCGCGGGGCTTTCGCGGGACGAGCCGCCCCGCCGCCGGGTCGTTGTGTCGAAGTCCGCTCTTATCCTCGGGTCCCCACCGCAGAGAAGAACGAGTGGAGCCGACGGGGCTCGAACCCGTGACCTCCACGCTGCCAGCGTGGCGCTCTCCCAACTGAGCTACGGCCCCAGAGCCTTGGAGAGTATAGTCAGAGGGCCCCGAGGTGTCAAACGCGGGGGCTCAGCCCTCCCAACGCTCCTGGGGAGCGCTGCGCCACAGCGACTCCAGCCTGTAGTAGTCGCGGGCCTCGTCGGTGAAGATGTGCACCACCACGTCCAGGTAGTCGAGGCTGATCCAGGGCGACTCGCCGTCTACGCGCCGGGAGCGCGGCCGGTAGCCCTTCTCGGCCATCCGGTCGATGACCTCCTCGGCGATGCGCCGCGTCTGGCGGTCGGTCTCCGCGCTGGTGACCACGAAGTAGTCGGCGTAGGAGACGAGCCCCCGCAGGTCGATGAGGGTGGTCTCCCGGCCGAACATAGCGTTCGCCGCCCCCGCGGCGGTCTCGGCCATCTCGCGGGTGATCTCCTCCCCGCTCCGCCCCGGGCTGTGCCGGACGGCGGGCTCCTCGCCGCTCAAGATCTCTCCTCCTTCAATAGCTCTCCTCTCGTTCGCCTTGCGTCTGCCCGGTAGAGCCCCCGGCTGAGGATTATCTCCCGGACGCCCTCGGGCACCAGATACCGGATGCTCTTGCCCTGCAGGATGCGGCGCCGGATGCCGGTGGCCGAGACGTCCACCCGGGTGCACTCGACCGGGAAGATCCGGTCGAAGTTCTTGAGCCGGGCCTCCAGGTGCCCCAGCCGGGAGAGGTCGTAGCCGGGCCGGGTGGCCGCCACCATCACCACCTCCTCGAGCAGCCGGTCCGGGTCCTTCCAGGAGAGCAGATTGGAGACCTCGTCCGCACCGGTTATAAAGAACCACTCCTCGCCGGGAAGCCTCTCCTTGAGCAGCGGCACCGTCTCCACGGTGTGCATGGGCCGCCCGGCGTCTATCTCGATCCTGTCGGCGGAGAACCTCTCGTTGCCCGCTATGGCGGCCAGGACCATCTCGTAGCGGTCCTCGGCCGGGGCGCGGACGCTGGAGGCCTCTTTGTGCGGGGGGATGCCGCTCGGGACGAAGACGACCCGCTCCATGCCCAGCTCGTCCATCACCTGCTCGGCCACGATCATGTGCCCCACGTGTATGGGGTCGAAGGTGCCGCCGAAGATCCCTACGCGCATCCCTCTGCTCTACCTGAACTCGAAGGAAACATCGCCTATCCTCACCTCGTCGCCCTCGCCGGCCCCGGCGCGGCGCAGCGCGCCCATGACCCCGCGCCGCTCCAGCTCCCTCTGGAAGTGCTCCACGCCCTCGGGGTTGTCCCAGTCGGTCTTGAGGGCCAGGCGCTCGACCTCCCGCCCCGAGACCACGTAGGCCCCGTTCTCCCGCTCCACCCTGAGCCCCCTCCAGGACGGCCGGAAGACCCGATGGCCGGGCCGGGGGGCCGCCTCCGCCGAACGCTCCAGCTCGCGGAGCCGCCGCTCCAGGAGCCGCGCGAGCTCCCCGACCCCCTCCCCGGTGCGCGCCGAGACCTGCGGCGCCCCGGGGAAGGCCTCCCCGAGGTAGGCCCGCAGCTCGGCGTCGAGCAAATCCACCTTGTTCAACACAACGAGGCTCGGCCGCCCGGAGAGGCCCGCGGCCCCGAGCTCGGCCCGGAGCGTGCGCTCGGCGCCCTCCGGGTCCTCGCTGGCGTCGAGCACCAGCACCAGCAGCCGGGCCCGGGCGACGTGCCGCAGAAAGCGGTTGCCCAGCCCCCTCCCCTCGCTCGCGCCCGAGATGAGCCCGGGGATGTCGGCTACCACGAAGGGCCTGGCGTATCCCCGCTCCTCCACCACGCCCAGCTGGGGGGTCAGGGTGGTGAAGGGGTAGTCGCCGACCCGCGGGCGCGCCGCGCTTAGGGCCCGCAGCAGGGAGGACTTCCCGGCGTTCGGCAGCCCCACGAGCCCCACGTCGGAGAGCACCCGGAGCTCCAGGCGGATCTCCCGCTCCTCCCCCGGGAGCCCGAGCTCGCGGAACGCGGGGGCCTGCCGCCGGGAGGTGGCGAAGGAGGCGTTGCCGCGGCCGCCCTCGCCGCCCCGCGCCGCAACGAAGGTCTGTCCCGGCTCGGCCAGGTCGGCGAGCAGCCCGCTCTCGTCGTAGACGAGCGTCCCCACCGGGACGTCCAGCACCACGTCCCGGCCGCGCTCGCCGGCGCGGTTGTTCCCCGATCCGTGGCCGCCGCGGCCGGCGGAGATCACCTTACGCCTGGAGTAGCGCTCGAGGGTCTGCAGGTCCTCCGTCGCCCGGAGGATCACCGAGCCCCCGTCGCCCCCGCGGCCCCCGTCGGGGCCCCCACGCGGGCGGTACTTCTCGCGGTGGAAGGAGACGGCACCGTCGCCCCCGCGGCCCCCGCGGACGACGAAGCGGGCCTCGTCGATGAACTGCAACGGGGCTAGCGCCCCCCGCGGCAGAACGCTCTCAGGCCGGGGCCTCCCGAACCACGCTCACCACGCTGCGGCCCCGGCTGCGGCCGAAGCGCACCCTGCCGTCCACCTTGGCGAACAGGGTGTCGTCCCCGCCGCGGCCGACGTTCAGGCCCGGGTGGACCTTCGTGCCCCGCTGACGGACGATGATGCTCCCGGCGCTCACGAACTGGTCGCCGTAGGCCTTTACGCCGAGCCGCTTGCTCTCCGAGTCCCTCCCGTTGCGGGAGGAGCCTCCGCCCTTCTTGTGCGCCATCTCCGCTAAACCTCCACCACTCTTATCCGGGTCAGGGCCTGCCTGTGCCCCTTCTTTCTCCGGTAGCCCTTCTTGGGCTTGTACTTGTACACCTTCAGCTTCTCTCCCCGCAGGTGCTCCAGGATCTCGGCCCGCGCGGTGCGGGGCTCGAGGTCGAGGACCCCCTCCTCCGCCCGCAGGCTCACCGGTAGCTCGACCCGGTCGCCGACCTCGCCGGCGAGCCGCTCCACGAGCAGCTCGTCGCCCTGACGCACCCTGTACTGCTTTCCGCCGCTCTTTACGACCGCATACATCTATCCAAGGCTCCCGTCTTATGACCTTCGAACTCTCTTTCGGAACACGCTCGCTGAGGCTAAGAGTATAACCGGCAACCCGGGATGAGACCACCGCGCCAGCCCCCTCAGGGCTTGGGGTGCTTTGCCACCTCGGCGCGGGAGCGCATCGCGACGCTCTGCAGAAGCCCGAGCGAGAGGACGCTCACCACCAGGCTGCTCCTCCCGTAGCTGATGAACGGCAGAGGTATCCCGGTCACCGGCATGATCCCCATCGTCATCCCCACGTTCACGAAGACGTGGAACAGGAAGATGGTCGCCACCCCCACCGAGATCAGAACCCCGAACCGGTCGCGGGAGATGGTGGCGATGTGCAGGATGCGCCAGATCAGGAGAAAGAACAGCAACAGCAGCAGGAAGCTCCCCGCGAACCCCACCCGCTCGGCGAGGTTGGCGAAGATGAAGTCGGTGTGGTCCTCGGGGAGAAAGCCCAAATTGGCCAGGGTGGTCGCGTCGAGCCCCTTGCCCGTGAGCCCGCCCGAGCCGATGGCGAGCTTGGACTGGGTGACCTGGTAGCCTATCTCGCCCGCCGACTCCGGGTCCAGAAACGCGGTGAGGCGGGCGATCTGGTACTCCTCCAGCAGCCGGAACCTGAGCGCGAGCGCGGCCGCCAGGGCCCCGGCCGCCCCCAGCGCCCCGAGCTGCCACAGCCGGGCCCCTCCCACGTAGGCCATGACCACGAAGACGGCCCCGAAGACCAGCGCCGTCCCCAGATCCGGCTGCAGAAACACCAGCAGCGCCGGGGCCCCGACCACCCCCAGGGAACGCACGAAGACCCCGGCATCGCCCACGGCCCTCCCGGCGAAGTAGCCGGCCAGCACGATGACCATCATGAGCTTGGCGAACTCCGAGGGCTGCACCTGCACCGGCCCCACGTCGATCCAGCGCTGGGCCCCGCCGGCTGCGACCCCGACCACGAGCACCGCCAGCAGCATCAGCAGGACGCA is a window of Rubrobacter xylanophilus DSM 9941 DNA encoding:
- the nadD gene encoding nicotinate-nucleotide adenylyltransferase, which gives rise to MRVGIFGGTFDPIHVGHMIVAEQVMDELGMERVVFVPSGIPPHKEASSVRAPAEDRYEMVLAAIAGNERFSADRIEIDAGRPMHTVETVPLLKERLPGEEWFFITGADEVSNLLSWKDPDRLLEEVVMVAATRPGYDLSRLGHLEARLKNFDRIFPVECTRVDVSATGIRRRILQGKSIRYLVPEGVREIILSRGLYRADARRTRGELLKEERS
- the rodA gene encoding rod shape-determining protein RodA, with amino-acid sequence MIGREAAPASFSNLDRWRSADPVLLLVTLLLSAYGIFAVYVAGTSDREAYAVNQSIGFAVGLAGAIPLALIDYRFWQRLVKPIYLCVLLMLLAVLVVGVAAGGAQRWIDVGPVQVQPSEFAKLMMVIVLAGYFAGRAVGDAGVFVRSLGVVGAPALLVFLQPDLGTALVFGAVFVVMAYVGGARLWQLGALGAAGALAAALALRFRLLEEYQIARLTAFLDPESAGEIGYQVTQSKLAIGSGGLTGKGLDATTLANLGFLPEDHTDFIFANLAERVGFAGSFLLLLLFFLLIWRILHIATISRDRFGVLISVGVATIFLFHVFVNVGMTMGIMPVTGIPLPFISYGRSSLVVSVLSLGLLQSVAMRSRAEVAKHPKP
- the rpmA gene encoding 50S ribosomal protein L27; translated protein: MAHKKGGGSSRNGRDSESKRLGVKAYGDQFVSAGSIIVRQRGTKVHPGLNVGRGGDDTLFAKVDGRVRFGRSRGRSVVSVVREAPA
- the rplU gene encoding 50S ribosomal protein L21, which gives rise to MYAVVKSGGKQYRVRQGDELLVERLAGEVGDRVELPVSLRAEEGVLDLEPRTARAEILEHLRGEKLKVYKYKPKKGYRRKKGHRQALTRIRVVEV
- the rsfS gene encoding ribosome silencing factor, whose translation is MSGEEPAVRHSPGRSGEEITREMAETAAGAANAMFGRETTLIDLRGLVSYADYFVVTSAETDRQTRRIAEEVIDRMAEKGYRPRSRRVDGESPWISLDYLDVVVHIFTDEARDYYRLESLWRSAPQERWEG
- the obgE gene encoding GTPase ObgE, which encodes MQFIDEARFVVRGGRGGDGAVSFHREKYRPRGGPDGGRGGDGGSVILRATEDLQTLERYSRRKVISAGRGGHGSGNNRAGERGRDVVLDVPVGTLVYDESGLLADLAEPGQTFVAARGGEGGRGNASFATSRRQAPAFRELGLPGEEREIRLELRVLSDVGLVGLPNAGKSSLLRALSAARPRVGDYPFTTLTPQLGVVEERGYARPFVVADIPGLISGASEGRGLGNRFLRHVARARLLVLVLDASEDPEGAERTLRAELGAAGLSGRPSLVVLNKVDLLDAELRAYLGEAFPGAPQVSARTGEGVGELARLLERRLRELERSAEAAPRPGHRVFRPSWRGLRVERENGAYVVSGREVERLALKTDWDNPEGVEHFQRELERRGVMGALRRAGAGEGDEVRIGDVSFEFR